In Oscillatoria acuminata PCC 6304, a single window of DNA contains:
- a CDS encoding CHAT domain-containing tetratricopeptide repeat protein has protein sequence MVRQGFLLLSPSGLAIAATLLLVVTVAPVSSAQEMERLSGLTGIGESWVAQNSSSTEGSAEGSAQGDRLLVEGFQLFQQGTAESLLQALQKWEAARQAYRAAGNAASEAVALLGMGRIYDDLGDKQTALDYYNQSLPLRRQVGDIRGEAITLNNIGLVYSELGDKQTALDYFNQSLPLRRQVGDIRGEAVTLNNIGAVYSELGDKQTALDYFNQSLPLSRQVGDISREATTLHNIGGVYSELGDKQTALDYFNQSLPLSRQVGDIRGEATTLTSIGLVYSELGDKQTALDYYNQSLPLRRQVGDIRGEAVTLNNIGGVYSELGDKQTALDYYNQSLPLRRQVADISGEATTLTNIGGVYHDLGDKQNALDYYNQSLPLSRQVGDISMEAVTLYNLAGTKRSQGNLTDALTDMEASIALIENLRTKIDSEKLRQSYFAQVQNDGYYEFYIDLLMELHQQNPDRGHEKQAFNASERARARTLLEILAEANADIRSGIDPELREKESNLQQRINATESRRMELFSGEHTPEQANALKQEMDTLLRQLDELRAEIRRTSPRYAALTQPQPLTSEQIQQQVLDKDTLLLQYSLGEDRSFLWAVTPDSVEVYELPPRAEIEELGEQFYRLMQNPEYRGESRNITVSPNIPQINASATQLSQMLLSPVADKLAGKRLLVVSDGVLNFIPFAALPTPGQGEELTPLLVNHEIINLPSSSTLAILRQQDAGRTVAPKTVALIADPVFELDDRRVTGQTAVKASDLGRIVVNRSAETIIGRPIPALPGTREEAEAILALVPGGGAMSAFDFDASRATVANTDLTQYQMVHFATHGFVSSSNPELSGVVLSLVDEQGNGVDGFLRLHDIFNLQLNAQVVVLSACQTGLGDSIRGEGLVGLTRGFMYAGTPRLVVSLWNVDDQATAELMSSFYGKLLSQQITPAQALREAQLEMWASEDRNSPYFWAAFTLQGEWK, from the coding sequence ATGGTGCGTCAAGGGTTTTTACTTCTATCTCCTTCAGGATTGGCTATAGCCGCAACTCTGCTACTCGTTGTAACTGTTGCCCCAGTGAGTTCAGCCCAGGAGATGGAACGGTTATCAGGATTAACCGGCATTGGAGAGAGTTGGGTCGCGCAGAATAGTAGTAGTACAGAGGGGAGTGCAGAGGGTAGTGCTCAGGGCGATCGGTTGTTGGTAGAAGGATTCCAACTGTTTCAACAAGGGACAGCAGAATCGTTACTTCAAGCCTTGCAAAAGTGGGAAGCTGCACGCCAAGCCTATCGCGCCGCAGGGAATGCAGCAAGTGAAGCAGTCGCCCTGCTAGGAATGGGTCGAATTTACGACGACCTGGGAGACAAGCAAACCGCCCTGGACTACTACAACCAATCCTTGCCTCTAAGACGGCAAGTTGGGGATATCCGTGGGGAAGCAATTACCCTCAACAATATTGGCCTGGTTTACTCCGAGTTGGGAGACAAGCAAACCGCCCTGGACTACTTCAACCAATCCTTGCCTCTAAGACGGCAAGTTGGGGATATCCGTGGGGAAGCGGTTACTCTCAACAATATTGGCGCGGTTTACTCCGAGTTGGGAGACAAGCAAACCGCCCTGGACTACTTCAACCAATCCTTGCCTCTATCTCGGCAAGTTGGGGATATCAGTAGGGAAGCAACTACCCTCCACAATATTGGCGGGGTTTACTCCGAGTTGGGAGACAAGCAAACCGCCCTGGACTACTTCAACCAATCCTTGCCTCTATCTCGGCAAGTTGGGGATATCCGTGGGGAAGCAACTACCCTCACATCTATTGGCCTGGTTTACTCCGAGTTGGGAGACAAGCAAACCGCCCTGGACTACTACAACCAATCCTTGCCTCTAAGACGGCAAGTTGGGGATATCCGTGGGGAAGCGGTTACTCTCAACAATATTGGCGGGGTTTACTCCGAGTTGGGAGACAAGCAAACCGCCCTGGACTACTACAACCAATCCTTGCCTCTAAGACGGCAAGTTGCGGATATCAGTGGGGAAGCAACTACCCTCACCAATATTGGCGGGGTTTACCACGACCTGGGAGACAAGCAAAACGCCCTGGACTACTATAACCAATCCTTGCCCTTGTCTCGGCAAGTTGGAGATATCAGTATGGAAGCAGTTACCCTCTATAATCTCGCTGGGACAAAGCGTAGTCAAGGCAACCTAACTGACGCCCTCACCGACATGGAAGCATCCATTGCCCTTATCGAAAACCTCCGTACCAAAATCGACAGCGAAAAATTGCGCCAGTCCTACTTCGCCCAAGTACAAAATGATGGGTATTACGAATTCTACATCGATCTGCTAATGGAACTGCACCAGCAAAATCCCGATAGAGGACATGAAAAACAAGCCTTTAATGCCAGCGAACGCGCCCGCGCTCGCACCTTGTTAGAAATCCTCGCTGAAGCCAATGCTGATATCCGCAGTGGGATTGACCCTGAACTGCGCGAGAAAGAAAGCAACCTACAGCAGCGCATCAATGCTACGGAATCCCGGCGCATGGAGTTATTCTCTGGAGAACATACCCCGGAACAAGCCAATGCGCTCAAACAAGAAATGGATACTTTGTTGCGGCAACTGGATGAATTAAGGGCAGAAATTCGTCGCACTAGCCCTCGTTATGCGGCCCTGACTCAACCTCAACCCCTGACTTCTGAACAAATTCAGCAGCAGGTTCTTGATAAGGATACTTTGCTCTTACAATATTCCTTGGGCGAAGACCGTAGTTTCCTCTGGGCGGTGACTCCAGATAGTGTAGAGGTGTACGAACTCCCCCCACGTGCTGAAATTGAGGAACTGGGAGAGCAATTTTATCGGTTAATGCAAAATCCCGAGTATCGGGGGGAAAGTCGCAATATTACCGTGTCTCCCAACATTCCTCAAATCAATGCCTCTGCTACCCAACTGAGTCAGATGTTGTTGTCACCAGTTGCCGATAAATTAGCTGGAAAACGGTTGTTAGTGGTTTCAGATGGCGTGTTGAATTTTATTCCCTTTGCTGCATTACCGACTCCGGGACAAGGGGAGGAGTTGACGCCGTTGTTAGTGAATCATGAAATTATCAATCTACCTTCCTCCTCGACTTTAGCAATTCTGCGCCAACAAGATGCAGGACGAACCGTTGCACCAAAAACGGTGGCATTGATAGCGGACCCGGTGTTTGAACTGGATGATAGAAGGGTCACGGGACAAACTGCGGTGAAGGCATCGGATTTGGGTCGGATTGTAGTAAATCGTTCTGCGGAGACGATTATTGGGCGTCCGATTCCGGCATTGCCGGGGACTCGTGAGGAAGCGGAGGCGATTTTGGCTTTAGTGCCTGGGGGTGGGGCGATGTCGGCGTTTGATTTTGATGCCTCTCGGGCAACGGTGGCAAATACAGATTTAACACAGTATCAGATGGTGCATTTTGCCACTCACGGATTTGTGAGTAGTAGCAATCCGGAGTTATCTGGGGTGGTGTTATCTCTGGTGGATGAGCAAGGGAATGGAGTGGATGGGTTTTTGCGCCTGCATGACATTTTTAATCTCCAGTTGAATGCTCAGGTGGTGGTACTTTCGGCTTGTCAAACGGGACTGGGAGACTCGATTCGTGGTGAGGGTTTGGTGGGCTTGACTCGGGGGTTTATGTATGCCGGAACCCCTCGGTTGGTGGTGTCTTTATGGAATGTGGATGACCAGGCAACGGCAGAGTTGATGTCGAGTTTTTATGGGAAGTTGCTCTCACAGCAGATAACTCCAGCCCAAGCGTTGCGGGAGGCTCAGTTGGAGATGTGGGCCAGTGAGGACCGGAACTCTCCCTATTTTTGGGCCGCGTTTACGTTGCAGGGGGAATGGAAGTAA
- a CDS encoding tetratricopeptide repeat protein, with translation MPKIYYYPPSSPETPGNSGLWLRYLMAVVLGLFCGGMLLRSHFNKQDYKRGYEAYKTGDCPTAIGNFNGVIHRWSPVDAHQLSQRAQTRKTECETYQQAITEQQNGKSVSSLITYNNLLANHPTTELRPLIHQNAAQLFAETKPTQLTEPEFCQQLESFRRHEIIPGIGAKLPAFYRDCGDRNQAEEKYSQAVIFYEQFLKAYPDHEIAPTIKEKLVQTLIAEAQQQGAATILRPPASGTTESGYTVLQIQNDSPSRMQLVFSGPEDRIEELEPCFDCETYFGKGPETCPGLGPIGRYTVPPGDYKILVKSIDEYQVTPYRGDWNLEDSLTYQQCFYIIRDPLRQQQPVDLERELSKTREEERRSQPSHFGF, from the coding sequence ATGCCCAAAATCTATTACTATCCTCCATCCTCCCCCGAAACCCCAGGCAATTCCGGACTATGGCTGCGGTATTTAATGGCAGTTGTACTCGGCTTATTTTGTGGGGGAATGCTCCTGCGATCGCATTTCAATAAACAGGATTATAAACGTGGATATGAAGCCTATAAAACCGGGGATTGTCCAACGGCGATCGGCAACTTTAACGGCGTCATTCATCGCTGGAGTCCCGTAGATGCCCATCAACTCTCCCAGCGCGCCCAAACCCGAAAAACCGAATGCGAAACCTATCAACAAGCCATCACCGAACAACAAAACGGCAAATCGGTTTCCAGCCTGATTACTTATAACAATCTCCTCGCCAACCATCCCACCACAGAATTGCGGCCCCTCATCCATCAAAATGCCGCTCAACTGTTCGCCGAAACCAAACCCACCCAACTCACAGAACCGGAATTTTGTCAACAATTGGAATCCTTCCGACGCCATGAAATCATCCCCGGAATTGGTGCAAAACTACCGGCATTCTACCGAGACTGTGGCGATCGCAATCAAGCCGAAGAAAAATATAGCCAAGCGGTCATTTTCTACGAACAATTTCTCAAAGCCTATCCTGACCATGAAATCGCCCCAACCATCAAAGAAAAATTAGTCCAAACCCTGATCGCCGAAGCCCAACAACAAGGGGCCGCAACCATCCTCCGACCTCCCGCTAGTGGCACCACAGAAAGCGGCTATACCGTCCTCCAAATCCAGAATGATTCCCCATCGCGAATGCAATTAGTCTTCAGTGGACCAGAAGACCGCATCGAAGAACTAGAACCCTGTTTTGACTGTGAAACCTACTTTGGCAAAGGCCCCGAAACCTGCCCAGGACTCGGACCCATTGGCCGCTACACCGTCCCCCCGGGAGACTACAAAATCCTCGTCAAATCCATCGATGAATACCAAGTTACGCCCTACCGAGGGGATTGGAACTTAGAGGATTCATTAACCTACCAACAATGCTTTTATATCATCCGTGATCCACTCAGACAACAGCAGCCGGTTGACTTAGAACGCGAGTTATCTAAGACAAGGGAAGAGGAAAGGCGATCGCAGCCTTCCCATTTCGGCTTTTAA